The Deltaproteobacteria bacterium HGW-Deltaproteobacteria-6 genome has a segment encoding these proteins:
- a CDS encoding Asp-tRNA(Asn)/Glu-tRNA(Gln) amidotransferase GatCAB subunit B: MEFETVIGLEVHAQMLTDTKIFCNCSTKFGGAPNSHACPVCLGMPGVLPVLNKKVVEYGMKMALATNCTINPSNSFARKNYFYPDLPKGYQISQYAYPLAEHGYILLEGDGEPKKIGITRIHMEEDAGKLIHDENNPSSYVDLNRTGVPLIEIVGEPDLRSPEEAAEYLRRLHEILVYLEICDGNMEEGSFRCDANVSIRPVGQKEFGTRTELKNMNSFRNVQRALEYEVKRQQYLVENGQKIIQESRLWDDAQGVTNSMRSKEEAHDYRYFPDPDLVPVMVDEAWIARIREELPELPLAKRERFVKEYQIPAYDAGVLTADKALALYYEDVVKLCGKPKQASNWVMGDVLRFLNEDKRDIRQCPITAKSLADMIKLIEEGAISGKMAKDVIDEMYKTGKPPQEIVKEKGLVQITDEGELIKTITAIIEANPNQLKDYRGGKEKLFGFFVGQVMKATQGKANPQLVNDLLKKMLA, encoded by the coding sequence ATGGAATTTGAAACAGTCATCGGGCTGGAAGTCCACGCCCAAATGTTAACGGACACCAAGATATTCTGCAATTGCTCCACAAAATTCGGCGGGGCGCCCAACAGCCACGCCTGCCCGGTTTGCCTAGGGATGCCCGGCGTTTTACCGGTGCTCAATAAAAAAGTTGTCGAATACGGCATGAAAATGGCGCTGGCGACCAACTGCACCATCAATCCATCCAACAGCTTTGCGCGGAAAAACTATTTTTATCCCGATCTGCCCAAGGGCTATCAGATTTCCCAATACGCCTATCCGCTGGCGGAACACGGTTACATATTGCTTGAGGGAGACGGAGAACCAAAGAAGATCGGCATTACCCGCATTCACATGGAAGAAGACGCGGGCAAGTTGATTCATGATGAAAATAATCCTTCAAGTTATGTCGATTTGAACCGCACCGGCGTGCCGCTCATTGAAATTGTCGGTGAGCCGGATTTGCGCTCGCCGGAAGAGGCGGCGGAATACCTCAGGCGCCTGCATGAAATTCTGGTCTATCTGGAAATCTGCGACGGCAACATGGAAGAAGGGTCTTTCCGCTGTGACGCCAACGTATCGATCCGGCCGGTGGGGCAGAAGGAATTCGGCACCCGCACGGAACTCAAAAACATGAACTCCTTCCGTAATGTACAGCGCGCGCTGGAGTATGAAGTCAAACGGCAGCAGTATCTGGTGGAAAACGGCCAGAAAATTATTCAGGAATCGCGCCTGTGGGATGACGCGCAGGGCGTAACCAATTCCATGCGCAGCAAGGAAGAAGCACATGACTATCGCTACTTCCCCGATCCCGATCTGGTGCCGGTGATGGTGGATGAAGCCTGGATTGCCAGGATTCGTGAAGAACTGCCGGAGTTACCCTTAGCAAAACGCGAGCGGTTTGTGAAAGAGTATCAGATTCCCGCTTACGATGCTGGCGTACTCACTGCCGATAAAGCGCTGGCTCTGTACTATGAAGACGTGGTCAAGCTTTGCGGCAAACCGAAACAGGCCAGCAACTGGGTCATGGGAGATGTGCTGCGTTTTCTCAATGAGGATAAACGCGATATTCGTCAATGTCCCATCACCGCCAAGTCGCTGGCCGACATGATCAAACTGATTGAGGAAGGCGCCATCAGCGGTAAAATGGCCAAGGACGTCATTGACGAGATGTATAAAACCGGCAAGCCGCCGCAGGAGATTGTCAAGGAAAAAGGCCTGGTGCAGATTACCGATGAGGGTGAACTGATTAAAACCATTACGGCGATCATAGAAGCCAACCCCAATCAACTTAAAGATTATCGGGGCGGAAAAGAAAAGCTCTTCGGATTCTTCGTCGGCCAGGTGATGAAAGCAACCCAGGGGAAAGCCAATCCGCAACTGGTCAACGACCTGCTTAAAAAGATGCTTGCTTGA
- the gatA gene encoding Asp-tRNA(Asn)/Glu-tRNA(Gln) amidotransferase GatCAB subunit A (allows the formation of correctly charged Asn-tRNA(Asn) or Gln-tRNA(Gln) through the transamidation of misacylated Asp-tRNA(Asn) or Glu-tRNA(Gln) in organisms which lack either or both of asparaginyl-tRNA or glutaminyl-tRNA synthetases; reaction takes place in the presence of glutamine and ATP through an activated phospho-Asp-tRNA(Asn) or phospho-Glu-tRNA), whose amino-acid sequence MELYSLTIHELQEKIKSGSVTAVELAESVFSRIDAVEDRVHSYIRLMKEQAMAAAAEADENIKKGDIRPLSGIPIALKDIVCTKGITTTCGSHILHNFVPPYDATVVEKLRDNGAVFVGKANMDEFAMGSSTETSYFGPTRNPWDLERIPGGSSGGSATAVAADECIASIGSDTGGSIRQPAALCGIVGLKPTYGRVSRFGLIAFASSLDQLGPFTKDVEDCAIMMNVMAGYDPKESTSVRTEVPDYRQFIGRDIKGWRIGIPKEYFIEGIDPEVSAAVKKTIEVVQQCGGQCIDISLPHTKYCVAVYYIIAPAEASSNLARYDGVKYGFRTADARDLAEMYQKTRMQGFGAEVKRRIMIGTYALSAGYYDAYYGKASQVRALIRRDFDEAFKQCDVILTPTAPTPAFKIGEKTDDPLQMYLSDIFTISANLAGIPGISVPCGFTAAGLPLGVQFLASHFEEGKLLQIASAYEKNAAMKKRRPTL is encoded by the coding sequence ATGGAGTTATATTCATTAACCATTCATGAACTGCAGGAAAAAATAAAAAGCGGCAGCGTAACGGCAGTAGAGCTGGCCGAGTCCGTTTTTTCACGCATCGACGCGGTTGAAGATCGGGTGCATTCATACATCCGCCTGATGAAAGAACAAGCAATGGCCGCGGCGGCCGAAGCCGACGAGAACATCAAAAAGGGCGATATCAGACCGTTAAGCGGAATTCCCATTGCGCTTAAAGATATCGTCTGCACGAAGGGTATTACGACCACCTGCGGTTCGCACATCCTGCATAATTTTGTGCCGCCTTATGACGCAACAGTCGTGGAAAAACTGCGTGATAACGGCGCTGTGTTTGTAGGCAAAGCCAATATGGACGAATTCGCGATGGGTTCCTCCACGGAAACATCGTATTTTGGTCCGACGCGCAATCCGTGGGATTTGGAACGCATCCCGGGCGGCTCCAGCGGTGGGTCGGCCACGGCAGTAGCCGCCGACGAATGCATCGCTTCGATAGGTTCCGATACCGGCGGATCGATTCGGCAGCCGGCGGCTCTTTGCGGTATTGTCGGCCTGAAGCCCACTTACGGCCGCGTGTCGCGTTTCGGTTTGATCGCGTTTGCGTCGTCACTGGATCAGCTCGGACCTTTTACGAAAGATGTGGAAGACTGCGCGATCATGATGAATGTAATGGCCGGCTATGATCCCAAAGAATCCACGTCCGTCCGGACGGAAGTTCCCGACTACCGGCAATTTATCGGACGCGATATCAAAGGGTGGAGAATCGGCATCCCCAAAGAATATTTTATCGAAGGCATCGATCCGGAGGTAAGCGCGGCCGTTAAAAAAACCATCGAGGTTGTGCAGCAGTGCGGCGGCCAGTGCATCGATATTTCTCTGCCGCATACGAAGTACTGTGTGGCGGTTTATTACATCATTGCTCCGGCCGAGGCCTCTTCCAACTTGGCGCGTTATGACGGTGTGAAGTATGGTTTTCGAACGGCGGATGCACGTGACCTTGCTGAAATGTATCAAAAAACCCGCATGCAGGGGTTTGGCGCAGAAGTCAAACGCCGCATCATGATCGGCACCTACGCCTTGTCCGCCGGTTATTACGATGCCTATTACGGCAAAGCATCGCAGGTGCGGGCGCTGATTCGCCGGGACTTTGATGAAGCCTTTAAGCAATGCGACGTTATTCTCACACCCACGGCGCCGACACCCGCGTTTAAAATCGGTGAGAAAACAGACGATCCGCTGCAAATGTATCTGTCCGACATCTTCACCATCTCGGCCAATCTGGCGGGGATTCCGGGCATCTCCGTGCCGTGCGGTTTTACCGCTGCCGGGCTGCCCCTGGGTGTGCAGTTTCTGGCCAGTCATTTCGAGGAAGGCAAACTGCTGCAAATTGCCTCGGCGTACGAAAAGAACGCCGCCATGAAAAAAAGGAGGCCGACGTTATAA
- the lipA gene encoding lipoyl synthase yields MSFSCSLQISLALFMINNRQNPEILRKPPWLKVRPPYADGCRQIRSTLSGLRLHTVCQEAACPNMAECFQSGTATFLILGNICTRDCLYCNVAHDQPLPVDEKEVEHLILATKIMNLNYVVITSVTRDDLQDGGAQAFADCITRLRQAAPGCKIEVLIPDFRNKPGALEKVIAARPDVINHNMEVVLPLFGGLRPQGDYHHSLQLLFRVASTPVVSKSGFMVGFGEKKEDVLRLIDDLASVSCARLTIGQYQQPTLKHWPVAKYYHPDEFAVFKEIAYSKGFQHVEAGPLVRSSYHAARAGTFK; encoded by the coding sequence ATGTCCTTTAGCTGTTCCCTGCAAATTTCCCTGGCTCTCTTCATGATCAACAACCGGCAAAACCCTGAAATTCTGCGTAAACCTCCCTGGCTCAAAGTGCGTCCGCCTTATGCTGACGGCTGCCGTCAAATCCGCTCAACGCTTTCCGGCCTTAGGCTGCATACCGTCTGTCAGGAAGCGGCCTGTCCCAACATGGCCGAATGCTTTCAAAGCGGCACCGCCACGTTTTTGATTCTCGGCAACATCTGCACCAGAGACTGCCTTTATTGCAATGTTGCTCACGATCAGCCTTTGCCTGTCGATGAAAAGGAAGTTGAGCATCTGATCCTGGCAACAAAAATAATGAATCTGAATTATGTCGTCATCACATCCGTGACACGGGACGATTTGCAAGACGGCGGAGCGCAGGCCTTTGCCGACTGCATTACCCGGCTGCGTCAAGCTGCTCCGGGCTGTAAAATCGAAGTCCTGATTCCCGATTTTCGAAATAAGCCCGGGGCGCTGGAAAAAGTAATTGCCGCCAGGCCCGATGTCATCAATCACAATATGGAAGTGGTTTTGCCGCTGTTTGGCGGGCTGCGTCCGCAGGGTGATTATCATCATTCTCTTCAATTGCTTTTCCGCGTCGCGTCAACCCCGGTTGTTTCCAAAAGCGGCTTTATGGTGGGCTTTGGTGAAAAGAAGGAAGATGTCCTGCGACTGATCGATGATCTGGCATCCGTTTCCTGCGCCCGTCTGACGATCGGGCAGTATCAGCAGCCAACGCTCAAACACTGGCCGGTTGCCAAATATTACCATCCCGATGAATTTGCCGTGTTCAAGGAAATCGCCTACTCAAAAGGTTTTCAACATGTAGAGGCAGGACCCCTGGTGCGCAGCTCCTATCACGCGGCGAGGGCGGGGACATTCAAGTAA
- a CDS encoding glycine dehydrogenase (aminomethyl-transferring) (acts in conjunction with GvcH to form H-protein-S-aminomethyldihydrolipoyllysine from glycine; forms a heterodimer with subunit 1 to form the P protein): MELIFERSKSGRSAADIPASDVPAINLGEVIGGKYLRDDLDLPEVAEVDLVRHYTNLSRRNFGVDLGFYPLGSCTMKYNPKINENVAALPGFTGLHPEAADEFAQGNLELMYDMQKLLSNIFGMADFTLQPAAGAHGELTGVMMIKKYYEQKGEARHLILIPDAAHGTNPASGALCGFDTVTLRSNPEGGVDLEHLESLMTEDVAGLMLTNPNTLGLFERNIEKVAQIIHGKGGLLYGDGANANAFLGKTRPGDLGFDVIQLNLHKTFSTPHGCGGPGSGPVGVGAKLVNFLPVPRIIKNDATYAWSSDFPDTIGRVRAFYGNFNVIVKAYTYIRSLGAEGLTRATEMAVLNANYIKERLKPYFDLPFDRVCMHECVFSGNRQVAENGVHTSDMAKRLIDFGYHPPTIYFPLIVPEAIMIEPTETESKETLDTFCDAMIAIAREAKEDPQRVKDAPLSTPVNRLDEVLAARKPDVCWKKP; the protein is encoded by the coding sequence ATGGAACTCATTTTTGAAAGAAGTAAATCCGGACGCAGTGCGGCGGACATACCCGCAAGCGATGTGCCGGCCATTAATCTCGGGGAAGTAATCGGCGGAAAATATTTGCGGGATGATCTGGATCTGCCCGAAGTGGCGGAAGTAGATCTGGTGCGGCATTATACCAATCTATCGCGGCGAAATTTCGGCGTCGATCTCGGGTTTTATCCGCTGGGTTCCTGCACCATGAAATACAATCCCAAGATTAATGAGAATGTTGCGGCCCTGCCCGGTTTTACCGGATTACACCCCGAAGCGGCGGATGAATTTGCCCAGGGTAATCTGGAATTAATGTATGACATGCAGAAGCTTTTGAGCAACATCTTCGGCATGGCCGATTTTACGCTGCAACCCGCGGCCGGAGCGCACGGCGAACTGACCGGCGTCATGATGATCAAGAAATATTATGAACAGAAGGGTGAAGCGCGCCATCTGATTTTGATTCCCGATGCCGCGCACGGAACCAATCCCGCCTCCGGTGCGCTGTGCGGTTTTGACACGGTGACCCTGCGTTCCAATCCTGAAGGCGGCGTTGATCTTGAGCATCTGGAATCATTAATGACGGAGGATGTGGCGGGATTAATGCTCACCAATCCCAATACGCTGGGCCTTTTTGAACGCAATATCGAAAAAGTGGCGCAAATCATTCACGGTAAAGGCGGGCTGCTTTACGGTGACGGCGCCAACGCCAACGCGTTTCTGGGAAAGACGAGGCCCGGCGATCTGGGGTTTGACGTCATTCAATTGAATTTGCACAAGACATTTTCCACGCCGCACGGCTGCGGCGGCCCCGGCAGCGGTCCGGTGGGTGTAGGCGCCAAACTGGTGAATTTTCTGCCGGTGCCCCGGATTATAAAAAATGACGCGACCTACGCATGGTCTTCGGATTTTCCCGATACAATCGGCCGGGTGCGCGCCTTTTACGGAAACTTTAATGTGATTGTCAAGGCCTACACCTATATCCGTTCACTGGGTGCGGAAGGTCTGACGCGCGCTACGGAAATGGCCGTGCTCAATGCCAACTACATCAAGGAAAGATTAAAGCCCTATTTTGATCTGCCTTTTGACCGTGTGTGCATGCACGAGTGCGTTTTTTCCGGGAATCGTCAGGTAGCCGAAAACGGTGTGCATACCAGCGACATGGCCAAGCGGTTGATCGATTTCGGTTATCATCCGCCGACGATTTACTTCCCCCTTATTGTGCCTGAAGCCATTATGATTGAACCGACCGAAACGGAAAGCAAGGAAACGCTCGACACATTCTGCGATGCCATGATCGCCATTGCCCGGGAGGCAAAGGAAGACCCGCAGCGGGTGAAAGACGCACCACTGTCCACGCCGGTAAACCGTCTTGATGAAGTGCTGGCCGCCCGCAAACCGGATGTTTGCTGGAAGAAACCATAA
- the mtnA gene encoding S-methyl-5-thioribose-1-phosphate isomerase — MMIKTVFWKNNTVVMIDQNALPAIERQVVCSDYGQVIAAIKDLTVRGAPAIGVAAALGAALGALSIPTKSVEKFQKTFNAICDEIAKARPTARNLFWALERMKRYLDKAVLSGRQNLTFGLVTEAKRICAEDIEINRLMGQHGSWLLACGDNVLTHCNAGALATAGYGTALGVIRAACGQGKKLHVYVDETRPVLQGARLTAWEMKKEKIPATLITDNMAGFLMQQGKIDKIIVGADRIAANGDTANKIGTYSLAVLARAHRIPFYVAAPLSTFDFSIKTGSGIPIEERQADEVTCFRGVPTAPRGVSVYNPAFDITPARYITAIVTEKGVITRPYGPGIARLRKKETDEVTAF; from the coding sequence TTGATGATTAAAACAGTCTTCTGGAAAAACAACACGGTGGTCATGATTGATCAGAATGCCCTGCCGGCGATTGAACGGCAGGTGGTCTGTTCAGATTACGGGCAGGTGATTGCCGCAATTAAAGATTTAACCGTGCGTGGCGCACCGGCTATCGGAGTTGCCGCCGCCCTGGGTGCCGCTCTGGGCGCGCTATCCATTCCAACAAAGTCTGTCGAAAAATTCCAAAAGACCTTTAACGCAATTTGCGATGAGATTGCCAAAGCAAGACCTACCGCGCGCAATTTATTCTGGGCGCTGGAGAGGATGAAAAGATATCTGGATAAGGCCGTTCTTTCCGGAAGGCAAAACCTGACCTTTGGACTGGTAACCGAAGCCAAGCGTATTTGTGCCGAAGATATCGAGATTAATCGCCTGATGGGTCAACATGGCAGCTGGTTGCTGGCCTGCGGCGACAACGTTCTGACGCATTGCAACGCGGGCGCTCTGGCCACCGCCGGCTACGGAACGGCGCTGGGCGTTATCCGCGCCGCCTGCGGGCAGGGCAAAAAACTGCACGTCTACGTCGATGAAACAAGACCTGTGCTGCAGGGCGCAAGGCTTACCGCCTGGGAAATGAAGAAGGAAAAAATTCCCGCTACCTTGATTACCGACAATATGGCCGGTTTTCTGATGCAGCAGGGTAAAATTGACAAAATCATTGTCGGCGCGGACCGCATTGCGGCCAATGGTGATACGGCGAACAAAATAGGCACTTATTCCCTTGCTGTTCTGGCACGGGCGCACCGGATTCCTTTTTATGTCGCAGCGCCTCTTTCCACGTTTGATTTTTCCATTAAAACGGGTTCGGGAATACCCATCGAAGAGCGGCAAGCTGACGAAGTAACCTGTTTTCGCGGTGTCCCGACAGCGCCGAGAGGAGTGAGCGTTTACAATCCGGCTTTTGATATCACACCCGCAAGATATATTACGGCGATTGTTACGGAAAAAGGGGTGATCACCCGCCCGTATGGTCCGGGAATTGCTCGTTTACGAAAAAAGGAAACAGATGAAGTTACTGCTTTTTGA
- a CDS encoding riboflavin biosynthesis protein RibF, producing MIIFEGIKSITKDFRGAFVTIGNFDGVHLSHQHICRKLAAEAKSAGKKSLVITFDPHPKMILHPNIRPFYLITTRTEKMDLLERCGVDATVIITFDQHYSKTTAEQFVQGFLWEKLAITKIIIGHDYTFGQARQGNDAYLKAQGRKLGFSVEVIKAFKIDDEIVSSTLIRNYILAGNVRTAAKLMGRYYNVAGAVVTGAGRGTGLGYPTANIEPEKELLPPPGIYAAFVMVDDHRFMGALNIGAKPTFEDYTSTFEVFLLDYTGDLRGNKINVLFVEKLRDIVKFDGPESLKRQIALDVERTKEILKSNK from the coding sequence ATGATTATTTTTGAAGGAATCAAATCGATAACCAAAGATTTCCGGGGGGCATTTGTCACCATCGGCAATTTTGACGGCGTTCATCTGAGCCATCAGCATATTTGTCGCAAACTGGCTGCCGAAGCAAAAAGCGCCGGAAAAAAGTCTCTGGTGATTACCTTTGACCCGCATCCCAAGATGATCCTTCATCCGAATATCCGGCCCTTTTACCTGATTACCACCCGGACCGAAAAGATGGATTTGCTGGAAAGATGCGGCGTCGATGCGACGGTTATCATCACCTTTGACCAGCATTACTCCAAAACCACCGCCGAGCAGTTTGTGCAGGGGTTTTTGTGGGAAAAGCTGGCTATCACTAAAATTATTATCGGCCATGACTACACGTTCGGCCAGGCCAGACAGGGCAATGACGCCTACCTGAAGGCCCAGGGACGAAAACTGGGTTTTTCCGTGGAAGTGATTAAGGCGTTTAAAATCGACGATGAGATCGTCAGCAGCACGCTGATCCGCAATTACATTCTGGCAGGCAATGTCCGGACCGCCGCGAAGTTAATGGGGCGTTATTATAATGTTGCGGGCGCCGTAGTTACCGGAGCGGGCCGCGGCACAGGCCTGGGATATCCCACCGCCAATATCGAACCGGAAAAGGAACTGCTGCCGCCGCCGGGAATTTACGCGGCATTTGTTATGGTCGATGACCATCGATTCATGGGGGCGCTCAATATTGGAGCCAAACCTACTTTTGAAGACTACACATCCACGTTTGAGGTATTCCTTTTGGACTATACAGGCGACCTGCGCGGAAATAAAATAAATGTGCTTTTTGTGGAGAAATTGCGGGACATTGTCAAATTTGACGGTCCCGAAAGCTTGAAGCGACAGATCGCGCTGGATGTCGAAAGAACGAAAGAAATATTAAAATCAAACAAATAA
- the gatC gene encoding Asp-tRNA(Asn)/Glu-tRNA(Gln) amidotransferase GatCAB subunit C (allows the formation of correctly charged Asn-tRNA(Asn) or Gln-tRNA(Gln) through the transamidation of misacylated Asp-tRNA(Asn) or Glu-tRNA(Gln) in organisms which lack either or both of asparaginyl-tRNA or glutaminyl-tRNA synthetases; reaction takes place in the presence of glutamine and ATP through an activated phospho-Asp-tRNA(Asn) or phospho-Glu-tRNA; some Mycoplasma proteins contain an N-terminal fusion to an unknown domain), translating into MKLSTQDVEYVAKLARLEVADQEKEKFTAQLNDILLYIDQLNELDTTGVAPMTHAIAVTNAFREDKVMDSLGTEGALANAPDARGEFFRVPKVID; encoded by the coding sequence TTGAAGCTAAGCACACAGGATGTTGAATACGTTGCTAAATTAGCACGGCTGGAAGTTGCGGATCAGGAAAAGGAAAAATTTACCGCTCAGCTCAACGATATTTTGCTCTATATCGATCAGCTCAATGAGCTGGATACGACGGGTGTAGCGCCGATGACTCACGCGATTGCCGTTACCAATGCTTTTCGTGAAGATAAGGTGATGGACTCGCTGGGAACGGAGGGTGCTCTGGCCAACGCGCCCGACGCGCGTGGAGAGTTTTTCCGGGTGCCGAAAGTTATTGACTGA
- the asd gene encoding aspartate-semialdehyde dehydrogenase, with amino-acid sequence MLKIAIVGATGIVGQQAIVSLLGHPWFKITKLVASERSAEKKYIDALRDANGSIRWWCTEELPEDIANMVVEEAASFDPTSVDIIFSTMDTGPAKELEPKYAKTTPVISTASAFRYEADTPILVGGVNMEHAALLDIQRKNRGWKGFISPKSNCTIAGLVVSLKPILDNFGVKQVMMTSLQAMSGAGRTPGLSAMDMMENVVPYIAGEEPKVETEPQKILGKMMGEKIVNAPFGITAACNRVPVLDGHLVCAFVQTEKPCTPEDVKRVMVEYGKDFAELHLPSSPAHLIDVTDDPFRPQPRVDRDKGGGMTVTVGRIRKDPIIENGIKYVCLAHNTKLGAAKGALQTAEYLVKNYLKLV; translated from the coding sequence ATGTTAAAAATTGCCATTGTGGGCGCGACCGGCATCGTCGGACAGCAGGCGATTGTCAGTTTACTCGGACATCCCTGGTTTAAAATAACCAAACTGGTTGCCTCGGAGCGCTCGGCAGAAAAGAAGTATATCGACGCGCTGCGGGATGCCAACGGCTCCATCCGCTGGTGGTGCACGGAAGAGCTTCCCGAAGACATCGCTAATATGGTTGTGGAAGAAGCGGCCAGCTTTGATCCGACATCCGTAGATATTATTTTTTCGACCATGGATACCGGTCCTGCCAAGGAACTTGAACCGAAATACGCAAAAACCACTCCGGTCATCAGCACCGCCTCCGCGTTTCGCTATGAAGCCGACACCCCGATTCTGGTGGGCGGCGTCAATATGGAACATGCGGCGCTTCTGGACATTCAGAGGAAGAACCGCGGCTGGAAGGGATTCATTTCGCCCAAATCCAACTGCACCATCGCCGGCCTGGTTGTTTCTTTAAAACCGATTCTGGACAACTTTGGCGTCAAGCAGGTCATGATGACCTCGCTGCAGGCCATGTCCGGCGCGGGCCGCACCCCGGGGCTTTCCGCGATGGATATGATGGAAAATGTTGTTCCGTATATCGCGGGCGAAGAACCGAAAGTGGAAACCGAGCCGCAGAAAATCCTTGGCAAGATGATGGGGGAGAAGATTGTCAACGCCCCGTTCGGCATCACCGCCGCGTGCAACCGTGTGCCGGTGCTGGACGGACATCTGGTGTGCGCATTCGTGCAAACCGAAAAGCCCTGCACGCCGGAAGATGTAAAACGGGTGATGGTCGAGTACGGCAAAGACTTTGCGGAACTGCATCTGCCCAGTTCACCCGCCCATCTGATCGATGTGACCGATGATCCGTTCCGCCCGCAGCCGCGCGTGGATCGCGACAAAGGCGGCGGTATGACCGTCACCGTCGGCCGAATCCGCAAGGATCCGATCATTGAAAATGGCATCAAGTATGTCTGCCTGGCGCACAACACCAAATTGGGGGCGGCTAAAGGCGCTTTGCAAACCGCTGAGTATCTGGTCAAAAATTATCTTAAACTCGTCTAA
- a CDS encoding histone deacetylase, protein MSRKTGIVKDSRYLRHASSFSHPESPERLMSVYEMLDNPHMSWKYVDIEPRMASRDEIAYIHTPSYIDTIAGTAGQSCVFLDSDTIASAETYDTARLAAGGLLNAIDGVMTGEVNNAFAFVRPPGHHAGTGNSAGFCIFNNVAIGAMHAMKKHGLKKIMIVDWDLHHGNGTQKIFYSDRRVLYFSTHQYPHYPGTGSLHEVGEGKALGYTVNVPLRHGAVDGTFIAAFRKILEPIADAFKPELILVSAGFDTYYQDPLGGMRVTPEGFAAMARVLLNIADKCCKGRVVAVLEGGYNVVGLARSAKATLEEMFDETHCTDKKLDAMEHEADEENKPAIQSVITGMRRYWDVF, encoded by the coding sequence ATGTCCCGAAAAACTGGAATTGTCAAAGATAGCCGTTATTTGCGGCATGCTTCCAGCTTTTCGCATCCGGAGAGTCCCGAGCGGCTGATGTCCGTTTATGAAATGCTGGATAACCCTCACATGTCCTGGAAGTATGTTGATATTGAGCCCCGGATGGCCAGTCGTGACGAAATCGCTTACATCCACACGCCATCCTATATAGACACTATTGCCGGAACTGCCGGGCAGAGTTGTGTATTTCTCGATTCCGATACCATAGCCAGCGCGGAAACTTATGATACGGCCAGACTGGCGGCAGGCGGTCTGTTGAATGCCATTGACGGTGTGATGACCGGAGAAGTGAATAATGCTTTCGCATTTGTGCGTCCTCCCGGCCATCACGCGGGCACGGGAAATTCCGCCGGTTTTTGCATTTTTAACAATGTCGCCATTGGCGCAATGCACGCGATGAAAAAGCACGGCCTGAAAAAAATCATGATTGTGGATTGGGACTTGCATCACGGTAACGGAACACAGAAAATTTTTTATTCCGACCGGCGTGTTTTGTATTTTTCCACGCATCAATACCCCCATTACCCGGGCACGGGCAGCCTGCATGAGGTAGGGGAGGGTAAGGCTCTGGGTTATACGGTCAATGTGCCGCTCAGACACGGAGCGGTTGACGGGACATTCATAGCGGCATTTCGTAAAATTCTGGAGCCGATCGCGGATGCGTTTAAACCGGAATTGATTCTCGTCTCGGCTGGATTCGATACGTATTATCAGGACCCGCTGGGCGGAATGCGTGTTACGCCGGAGGGCTTTGCCGCGATGGCACGCGTATTGCTCAATATTGCGGATAAATGCTGCAAAGGACGGGTCGTGGCGGTGCTGGAGGGCGGCTATAATGTCGTAGGCCTGGCCCGATCGGCCAAAGCGACGCTGGAAGAGATGTTTGACGAAACGCATTGCACGGATAAAAAGCTGGATGCCATGGAGCATGAAGCCGACGAGGAAAACAAACCGGCTATTCAATCAGTGATTACCGGTATGCGGCGCTACTGGGATGTATTTTAA